The Loxodonta africana isolate mLoxAfr1 chromosome 14, mLoxAfr1.hap2, whole genome shotgun sequence DNA window acaaaattctaactcaaaaagaaagaccagacttgctggcctgacagacactgtagaaaccctgagagtatggcccctggacacctttcagttcagtaatgaagtcactcctgagtttcacccttcagccaaatattggacaggcccataaaacaaaatgagactaaaggggcacactagcccagggggaaggactagaaggcaggagggaactgggaagctgataatagggaacccaaggttgagaagggagagtgttgacatgtcttgggattgttaaccaatgtcgtaaaacaatatgtatactaactgtttaatgagaaactagtttgttctgtaaaccttcatctaaagtacaattacaaaaattttttaaattttaaggaGACAAAGCTAGTTAATAGCAATGACAGTCCAAATTCTAAGGAATTTGAGAAGCCTGTGTAAGgacatttagattttatattgtaaagatcaacaaaataCCTATTATTTCACAAATTCTGATATGCAAGAACTGGTAACAGAGGTTAGCAAAGCAGGTTGTAGGGCAGCCATTGAGCCACGGTAGAAGAGAGGTTCCCATGTTTGCAGGTTGTGTGCACCTGACCAATGCTTTGGCAGGTAGCTGCATGGGCACTTTTAGTAGCCCCACTTAAAGTTTCCTCTCTGAATTGGAATCTATGACTCCAGTACATTGTGCTCAGACAACAAAAACGAAGGAAGCATGAAACCTTCAGCCAACACAAGTAAGGACAAAACTAGTAGAAATTATTTTGTTCAGTCAGCACTGTGAACTAAGCCCACGTCTGGACTAAACTTTCACACAGAGCAAATGTTATAAAGGTATAAATTTGGTACTATAAAACAGGATTAAAGATTGTAATGTTTACTAGTGTATATGTTTCCcttatgtatgtacacatatgattgtgtgtatgtttgtatacgtatgtgtgtatgcatgtatattgttgtgtgtgtgcacatgtgtgtatgtgtatgtgtgtaacagAGGGAAACGTTgtctgctcctgcaccatcctaatggtcgttggtatgtttgagtccattgtatggctgctgtgtcagttcatctcattgagggtttcccttgtttttgctgaccctctattttaccagacatgatgtcctttttcagtagttagtctttcctgatgacatggccAAAAGAAGCCTGCCAAAGTCTCGTCATACTtgcttctgattgtatttcttctaagactgattttttttttttttttaagtattgaaaGGTGGACCCTTGGAAGGCACTTATAGGTTGATACAGTTTCACTTTCACTGGGGTTCATCTGATGAACAAGGTTCTGAGCACACTGTGGACAAAAAGAAATACGCTGCAGAGGTAAGATACACTTGTTTTTCTTTCCATGAAAATTTCCAGTTTCTTCAGAAATTGATATTTAGccttaatttcaaaataaatctgGTTTTGTAAGTTCAGTTCAAAGTAAGTGAACCAAGTCTTTTACAAAGAACCTTCACATTTGCTTCTTATAACCTTTAtttgaaatattacatttaagggCTGAGAAACTTTTTCTGCTGCCTCCAAAGACACcatttgtacacacacacaaaaggcataATTGTACAATTCTGTtaatataaaggagccctgggggcccagtggttaagagctcagccgctaactgaaggtcgacagttcgaattcgtcagtcacttcttggaaaccctgtggggcagttatactttgtcctgtagggtcgctatgagttggaatgactcaatggcaacggatttggtttttggtttttttggttaacatAAAACTAGAAATGAAGTTTGGATCTTGCCTCAAAAATAGGCATTTCTTAGAATTATTGATGAAATTATTTACTATTATGCCAAGTAGTAGATAATGAGAATTAAAATGAAGGACAAGTTTGTATTTAAAATTATTCACATTTTCACTTTCTTTAGCAACCTAGTTATGAAGAAAAAGTTATTGATAAAATCTGTGGTCTTTTATTATGTAAGTCATTCATAGTTTATTTGTGATTTTTTCCCTCCTATGCCTTCAGCTTCACTTGGTTCATTGGAACACGAAATATGGGGAATTTGGAAAAGCCGTACAACACCCTGATGGACTGGCAGTTTTGGGGATTTTTTTGAAGGTTAGTTGATagcctaattttttttctcctgttttcaAGAAAGATTGTTCAGATAGGACATTCATAACAAACAAGATAGCCTACAAAAGAGCCTGGGAAATGCCTTTGACTTTGAAGCATTTTTGGTCTTACTTCCTCCCTCCATATTTACttgaggagccccagtggtgcagttgtcaaagcacctggctgctaatcaaaaggttggtagttcgaacccaccagctgctctgtgggagaaagatgtggcagtctgcttctgtaaagatttatagccttggaaactgtatgggggcagttctactctttcctgtaggtcCATATTTACTAGTAGCAGTGAAATGGAGGACAAAAAGACAGTTCAAGAGATATTTATTAGGTACTGTTTGGATGTGAATGTGAAGGACGTAACAGAGAATAGTTTGAATAACTGACAGGGTTTTTTTATTCAACTGAAACCttttgttgttgtcttgtgccatcgagttgattctgattcagggcaaccccatatattacagagtagaactactccatagggttttcttatctgtaatcttcatggaagcagattgccaggacttttcacacccaccgccaaccttttggttatcagctgagcacctACTATTGCTCCAACTAGAGACCTTCAACCTAATCCTAGATAGGActgttttacattaaaaaaaaaaaaaaaaaaaaggccagttgcccttgagttgatttggCTCGTGATGATCTCTTGTGTGTCAGATGCTAAATGAAGGTCAGGTTTTGAAGAGGTAAAGACAGTAACTCTCTAGTTTTGGAGAAAATCAGATAACAGTGGGAGGTGCAGGTGGAACTGCCATCTAACAGTTGTCAAGGGGCTTGGAGAATATTCATGGGTCCTGAATACATATGTGAAGGTGGAAGGTATGGTTATCTATGAAATCATACAAGGAAAGCATGGGGATAGAATAAAGCTGCTGAGGATGCAACTCTGAGAAACTCCAAAGTACATGCCATTTGAGGTAGTGAAACAGGTGCTAATGAAATGAATAAAAAGGAATACAAGAGTAAAGGGAAATTCAGAGGCTGGACAggataaggaaaacaaaagtgtAGGGAACTTTTAAAAGGAAGATAGACAATAGTGTAAAATCCTACAAGATGTTTAAGATAACACTTGAGAAGTATTTTTTGGTTATGATAGTAGGAAGTCAGTGGGGACTTTTAAAAAGGTTGTTTCAGGGGTGGAAGCAGGGCAGGTTGGAGATTCACTGCAAATTGGACCATCTACGACACCGGTGTAATCACGTGAAGACTGATGGGTGGCATACATAAACCGATggattttggtttggtatatggagAAATTTTATGACAGAGCTGCCCAAATCAAAATTAACACAGTACCAACTGTATTATGGTCTCTTGTCCCTTGTGTTTTTCTATAGATTGGCAGTGCTAACCCAGGCCTTCAGAAAGTCGTTGATATGCTGGATTCCATTAAAACAAAGGTAAAGTTGAATTTTCTgtcacttccaaaaaaaatccattgctgtagagtcaattccgactctcagtgatactctaggacagagtagagctgccccatagggtttacaaggagcagctggtgaattcgaaccgctgaccttttggttagcagccatagctcttaaccactgtgccaccaaggctcttcaTTAAGTACCTATTTCGAATAGCctattcattttcaaaaattcttTTGATCAAATTGAATAAGCTCTTTGGCATGTGATGTTTGGATGACTAGTAAATAAAGATAAAACATTGACTATATAATTCATTAAGGTCTTCTGTATCCAAAAGTTGATCCTAATACTAGTGTAATTCTGAGACTTGTGTTTAATCTTATCTCCTAGCACTCCAACATCTATATGTAAGTTACAGAGAATCTTAAGGTGGTTGCAAGGAAGCTGAAAGGGGCTCTGGCCAAATTATTCACTTATTCACgtaaaaaaaccaagccaaaccaaacccagtgccgtcgagtcgattccgactcatagtgaccctataggacagagtagaactgccccatagagtttccaaggagcgcctcgtggattcaaactgccgaccctttggttagcagctgtagtgcttaaccactgcgccaccacttATTCATATAGCAAATatatattgagtacttactacatGCCAGTTAGTTTGCTAACCCAAGAGACACAAGGGCGAACAAGACAAACAAGGCCCTGCCTCATGGAGTTTTATGTTCTATGACTTCTCTGAATTTGTCTGGCCTGTGTCTAAATCCTCTTACAGCATGGCTCTGCTGAGGTCACTGAGCCTTGGCTTAAACGTTAGAGTCACTTCCCATGATGGAAATCCTTGCTTTATAAGGCTGCTTTTCAAAGGGAAGTAGCATATATTTTCTGAAATACTTGTACATTATTTCTAGCTTGACCCCTTGAATCATACAGAATAAACTAGTCCCCCTTCCAAATGACCCTCCTCCATCCCTAGCAGCCCCTTACCCCCAGGCTAATTATCTTCAGCTCCCTTTAACTGTTCTTAAAAGACATAGTTCTGTGTCTTTGAAACAAGTTTGTCACTTCCAGTAGCTCATTCCTGTTTACATCTATTGATTCAAAAGTGTAACGTGTAGAACTAAATGTACTTTTAAGTTCTGACCTGGCTATCAAAGAGGCTAGCAGGACAATCGCCTCCTCATCAGAGAAACTGTATTTCTGTTAAACAGCAACTTAAATTATATAATGGCAGCAATCTAACTTTCAATACTGGATATGATCAGTCTATGACTTAGTGGGATATGTAAGAGATTATTTTAGAGGACAAGATGAGAAATGGACATATGAAAATAATAATCAGATTTTCTTGCTCATATCTGCCAGTCTCTATTTTCAAGTCAAATgtcttctgttaatttttttcatttcatctgCCAGTGAGTATGGAACCTGTCTTTAAAAAAAGCTTTATGGCTGTCAGAGGGGAATAGCCTTATTTACATTTCCTActctcctgccttcttctccTGCGATCATTGGCATTTTTAACCTGTGTATTTGTTTGCCTTTTTCAGGGTAAGAGTGCCGAATTCATTAACTTTGATCCTCGTGGCCTCCTTCCCAAAAGCTTAGACTACTGGACCTACCCAGGCTCACTGACTACCCCTCCACTTCTGGAGTGTGTAACCTGGATTGTGCTAAAGGAGCCCATCAGCGTCAGCAGTGAGCAGGTCGGTTTCTAATGAGAGGTCTGTAGAGAGAGAAGGAATATTTACTCCAGGCAGAATAGGTTagcctttggagtcagacagacctgggcttTAATCCTTCTTCTGCTGCTCCTAGCTGTGGCACCTAATGCCTGTAACGGTGCCCAGCAAATAAatggcattcaataaatacttgttattaACCACAGTACCTCAGGCAGCTTGTTTAGTCTGTAAAATTGAAtagctattgtgaggattaaatgagaaagatGTCTGTCATCTAAGAAATGCTGTTTTGTAACCTATGAtgaaaccgaggcccagagaaACGAGATTTTGTATTCAAGGTTACATAGATAGTAGTGATAATTTCCAGCCCAGTGCTCACTCACATCAGAACTCATTGCAATTTTATTTATATCAGGATGTGTTTTTCAATCCTAAAGAAGGCAACAGTCATCCCTTGgagaaaagtatctatcaaaaCTCACCCTGCGTTGGTTAGAGGCATAGACCAGAGACCCCACATTTAACATGCAGTGTAGTTTGTGATGTCCAAGCGATTAATGCAGCTAAGTCACTGAGTATCCACGGAATTGGGTATAAATGAATTTTTCCTAGACTGTCTCCATCAGCCCACTATTAAATGTAGAAAATGAACATTCCTTAGTAGGATCCCTGCATAATTCAACAAGATTTAAGCCTACAAATAGAGCTAAAACATTTTAACATTGAATTTGGAATCATTCAAGTTTAGAGCTGGAATGTGCAACAGGGATCACATTGTCTAaccttctcattttatagataagcagTCTGAGGTACAGGGAAAGTGCTGTTCCTGTGTTCTGTGTTTTCATTTAGAATATTAACCTCTGAGTACCAcaatattttatatctttctGTGAAGGAAATCTACTTCTAACagtgaatatttaaaaattgttatCTCAAAGTGGACCAAAGAAAACCAGTATGCTTGACTGGTATGTGACTTAAAAATTGGCCTCCTAGTCTTAAAATATTTGAGCAGTCTTCTTGAAGTAGTAGCATAAGAAAAGATTATAATGCCACTTCTTATTTGTAAGTGTAGTGTTTGAGTTTCAATCTACAGcatgaaaattatttttccttccttcatgGGGAGCAAACCACCTTTGAAATCCATAGCCTGACATTGAGCGCTGTTATAATGAATGATTTATTGTGTACCCATACATACACCCATACACACATAAGTACAtataaaatgaaaccaaacccactgccgttgattccgactcatagcaaccctgtaggacagagtggaactgccccatagagtttccaaggagtgcctggtgaatttgaactgccaacctcttggttaacagctgtaacacttaatcactatgccaccagggtttcctaagtacAAAAAAAAGGTAAGGGCAATTGAGCCTACTTCATTGGTCCATGTACACCGAATTTGCCCTTTAAGATAGAAACTGATGTTAAAATAGGTATATTAACCgtgtctatgggcaaaataccgaTAGGGATATTTTTCATATCATGTAACAAGGAGTCAAGAGGTAGGGAAGTACTCAGTCACTACCTCAGAGTtttatttcctgcttttttttaattctcttggctTTGCCTCTCCTGTCTTGCAGCTTCATCCTTAAGGTGGTTGCAAGAGCAGTTTGAGCATCACAGCCAGATACAACCATGCCCAAAGTGGGAAAGGATTGGCTCTTCCATTGGTTTCCTAAGAGTAGGGAACCCTTTCCAGACCTTTATCTCAATGGCTAGACTTGCTCCTTGGCCACTTCTAAACCAGTCTCTGGCAGGGAAATCtggtcactgttatggattgaattgtgtcccccaaaaatatgtgctgtaaatcttaacctctatgcctgtggttggagccctggtggcgcagtggttaagagcttggctgctaacaaaaaggttggcagttggactccacaagctgctccttggaaaccctatggggcattctactctgttctataggatcactgagtcaCAGATGGCTCAATGGCAAtagcccccccccaccccccaccccccgttaTGCCTGTGCTTAGAATCtcgtttgggaatgggttgtctttattatgttaatgagacaggattagtgtagtgtgtgtcttgattcattctcttttgagaaatgAAAGCAATTAGACAAGCAAtcgagaagcagagatgggggaagagagatgccaaaccacatgaaaattacccaggaacagaagctcaaagagacaaggaccttcgtccagagccaacaaagagaaaaaccttctcctagagccaacaccctgaattcagacttccagcctcctaaactgtgagaaaatacatttgttaaagccacccaattgtgctatttctgttatagcagcactaaacctactgccgtcgagtcgattccaactcatagcgaccctatagcactaaatagcactaggtaactagaattggtcgacgttcaaccatttcaggaggtaacatatgatcaagaaacaatggtactgaaggaagaagtccaagcttcgctgaaagcattggtgaaaaacaagtctccaggaattgacagaataccaactgaggtatttcaacaaatggatgcagtgctggaagtgctcactcatccatgccaagaaatttggaggagagctgcctggccaactgactagaagaggtccgtatttgtgcccatttcaaagaaaggtgatccaacagaatgtggaacttatcaaacagtatcattaatatcacacacaagtaaaattatgctgaaaatcattcaaaagcagttgcagcaatacatccacagagaactaccagaaattcaagctggattcagaagaggacgtggaatgagagatgtcattgctgatgtcacatggatgctggcagaaagcagagaataccagaaagatactcacctgtgttttattggctgtgcagaggcattcaactgtgtggatcgtaacaaattacggataacattttgaaggatgggaattccagaactcttaattgtgttcatgaggaacctgtacacagaccaaggggatactgcatgatttaaagtcagaaaaggtgtgcatcagggatgtatcttttcagcatacttattcaatctgtatactaagCAAAAACTCTGAGAAGTTGAACtgtatatatgaagaagaatagggcatcaggactggaggaagactcattaacaacctgtgttacacagatcaaacaaccttgtttgctgaaagtggagaggacttgaagatcagactatagccttcagtgtggattacacctaaacataaagaaaa harbors:
- the CA2 gene encoding carbonic anhydrase 2 is translated as MSHHWGYGKHNGPEFWHESFPIAKGERQSPIDIDTKAAKYDPALKPLSISYEQATSRRILNNGHTFSVEFDDSQDKSVLKGGPLEGTYRLIQFHFHWGSSDEQGSEHTVDKKKYAAELHLVHWNTKYGEFGKAVQHPDGLAVLGIFLKIGSANPGLQKVVDMLDSIKTKGKSAEFINFDPRGLLPKSLDYWTYPGSLTTPPLLECVTWIVLKEPISVSSEQMSKFRNLKFNEEGEPEEPMVDNWRPVQPLKNRQIKASFT